GAAGAAGATATAAGTGTGTGACATCACATTCAAAATCGCTATAACATGCATTTATTCCAGGTTCATTTCAAATGGGCCAATGTGTTCTTGCTTCTAGTTTCCGCAGTTATTGTTCCTTCTTCAccttcttcctttctctcaCAAAACATACATTTCCTTCTTCCACTGTAAAACTTCTTTCACACACATTCCATCACTTTTCAACAAACCTTCTTCATCACAAACTCACCCTTTATTAACTTCAACATTactcatataattaaaacaatttttgtagaCGTTAATCTTCACATTAATaagatggaaaatgatattttaacactgaGACAaaggtatatttggaagaaaaaatctaaagtttttttttttaatttgaaatcgtccaaccacattttgacacgtgtgcagtgtcaaaatgatgtccaaaaattagtattaaaatatcattttcctagtaagatattatttaatttgaatcttcacaaatttactttttaatatcattttaaactatttttttatcaaaatattttaatttttatataaattcatttctatcaaaatattttatttatatataaacttatttctatgataatattttatttgtatataaattaatttctacgTCGTTTTTATCTAATATGAGATTTTGTTTATATcctaaaaattttattcaatgacTTATGAAAACATAAAGTTTGTAGGTTTGAGTATTGATGCATATGGTCCTATGTAGCTCAGAACTGATTACTTTATTAACTACACAATTAATATATAGGGTCTTCTTGTGCCCAAATATGAATTGTTTCTCATCAAAATGTCAGCTAAAAGATCTCCAATAGGATTCTAAGAAATATGTATTCTTTATTACAggcaatttcattttttcttttgggaTATATCTGTGTCGCAGAAGGTGTTATTTTCATTCCAAGAACATCTTTCTGTCACTTATACTGTTTACAAAAACTTTTtgattaaacataaaaaatttgatttttgagtgGTAGATTCTCAACTGCATTTTtgttactatttatttaaaatagttttatgaatgcaaaattataattaatttatgaattaaaatttaaattaacttttaacatttgatttacttattattattaattctaaattaatctctaattttatataagatacttattttttatagttaaaactttaataattaatattaaagatgaatttaaattctaattcgtaacaaatattattttagatagtaatattttttaatttataaaacaatatataaattattcagtatagtgtttaattattatttttaacaattagttgttatttaataattttattgtaattgattTCGTTTATATATGTATGCTAATCTTTAAGTTTCATCTTTGTTATCAGAATTTCACAGCTAACTCTTCTccataattttatatatggaGTGCATTGTTGCAATGTATAGAATGTGTAGTAGAGTTTTTGGTTTTAATatgttagggttaaatatgtttttggtcccttaacttttagtgaaaattggaattagtctttcttcaaaactttgacctaatttagtctcccaattttaaaattttttgaatttagtctttttaatcaaattttgttaactttatttgttgtttcaaacgcgtttctcagttaacatttgagtaaaaatgtgtcaaatattgtaaacaatccaaatgctatcatgaaacgtgcttgaaatatcaactaaatctaacaaaatttagttaaaaggactaaattcatacatttctaaaatttgaggactaaattagaccaaaattttgaaaatggactaattttaatttttactaaaagttaagaaaaaaaaaacataattaacccAATATGTTACTATAATAGTAATAGATTATAATGTAAGgaagaaaattagaaatataggTGGAGATGAAATAGTGAAGAAAATAAGAGTGGTTTGAATTTGACTGGTAAAAGTCATTGCTAAAAGATGCAGTAGAAAATTTAATGTAAGATGTCTACATGTCTCTTTAAACCATAAATAATGGGACCTATTGAATTTAACTTCTAAATGTTACTCTCTCCCTCCACTTTCATACTAtacatttttcaaacaaatctctcacttaaattattaatatcaatttttggtACTCAAAATTTGACTACCTTGtaattcaaacatataaaattaaaaacatgattgAGAAATGTGTATTGGTCTCTAACTAAATTacttttttgaatttgaatttgtcaacttatataaaatgaacgcattttgattttttaaagttagtATTACAAGAAAGATATATTGATTGGAAAGAGTGAAATTTGAAAAGTTAGTAAATAAAAGAAGTATTTCCTTTGTGATGTATTGATTAGATTAATGTAGGCATGCTTCTTTCAAGTTtaggtttataatattatatgaaagATTGCATTTATACTTATATGCAATTAGGTCAACCCTATGATAGGAGGTATTGGGGattaacatcacaaaaacttggtaaaaataaataaattaatgattgtCTTATTGGCCTAATAATGAATTAACATCACAACTTTGTCTTACTTTTGATTAGGTTAATTAAGTTCTTCTTTTACAGTCAATATTATTTGTTGTAGcattttggattttgaaatgTTGATCCTTTGATAATCATTTCGACCGAAAGAGATCAGAGCAATTTTCAAATCCCCTCTCACAGTGGAAGTTGACGgatcatttcttctttttattagattaaaatcaattttagagATTCATAATAAAGACACATATCAAATATCAATGCCTTTtctttaattcataaataaccacttttataatacttattaatttttaaaaaatgaattttaaatctaacttataaattaaatttaaaagtaaaatttacatttatttatatatttttaatttatcttactTTTAATTTGTGTTATATCTCTAACACACTCCTTatgtcaaataatatatattataagaatgatactaaatattaatagataatttaatAACAAGAATGATACATAGATTAGTGGATAATAATAACGATCAGATACGTAGTTATGtgatatatttaacaaataacaaatcttattataataaattttagataactttaatattattttaaaaaataaattttaaattcaatttaatcttgCATATAAAACAagatttaaaattacttaaCTTTATTTTGTATCTAATAAATGTAATATCTTCAACGTTAAAAAAgctattgattttattatattatgtttagggttaaatatgtttttagtcctatactttgggaccattttggttttagtccattttcaaactatggtacaatttagtccttcaactttagaaaactctggttttagttttttttaccattttttatttaactttatttgttgtttcaaacacgtttcattatagcatttggattgtttacactatttgacacatttttgcttcaatgttaactaagaaacgtacttgaaacaacaaataaagttaaaaaatatggtaaaaaagactaaaatcataattttctaaagttgaaggactaaattgtatcatagtttaaaaatggactaaaaccaaaatcaccccaaaatatagggactaaaaacatatttaaccctcatgtttattattttatgtaagcaaaaaattatcaaaagttGTTATTTGTTGTATATAAAATAGCTAAGAGTTGTCTTAAGGAGGTTTTTGTCTCGAAAGTGTACCAAACATTTTCTAATCTCAGTTTGTCGTCGTTCACATTGAATGTTTGTCTTTACGTGTTAAGATTGTATTCAACATTGTCATTATGCTTAATCGAAAACACAACCAAAatctttgtttatatttattatctgtACACCTTAATAGACACGTAACCAAGATTAATGAGTTAATTAATTAGTTGGATTTGGAGAAAGAAAATGCGACAAAGGGtcaaaaagagaaattaaaatacataagacgaaatattttatagtaagatataataatgaaaagaaatggGTATTCGTGTAACTTTAGAGGGACCAATGGAAGAGGAAGGGGAAAAGAAGAGGCACATGGGGAGGCACGTGAGAGTCACGTGTTAGTGTGGTTAGAAGGAGCCAAAGGTAGAAATGAGTGTTGTATGGAAGGGAAGGGTTAAGTAGTCAATGTGGTTAGGTCCCTTATTTTGTCCCTTTTCTTGATGTAATTGAGTACAAAAGCCATACTCatttatttggaaaatgaaTCCCATTTtggcttcatcttcttcctcatcatcatcatcaccaccatGCCTCCTTCTCACATTCATTGGATCGTTTTTGTTTATCTATCATCATTCCATATAGTGGAAAGCTAGTATATATCTTGTCCAACTTTGCCTCACCATTTCACATCctcacaaaaacaaaacaaaaaacaaagtttacctaaaaaatttgtgaaattttgcTAACTATACATGATCATATATTGAAGTTAACCAAGATGGTAAGATGAATAGATTCTATTCATTTTGgtgcattttttttctcttaaattacCAAAATTgtcagatttaaaaaaaattataaaaataagtaagtTGGGTTAAGAATATGTAAATCGTGTTAAGGtgacataaataataaaatcgtATCAATGATAcgattttttttacaataaaattgtgtcactttaatataatttatttatttttgtaactttttcaaTCTAcccatttttgtaattttgaaaaaaattacactatTTTAGTGGTTTTGCCAAATATTGGAGTCCTAGAATTAGGGTGAAAATCATAAGTGAGAGACATAGGTGGATATTGATGTAGCTAGGAAAGTGATGTGTCAAGCTAGGGCAAAGCTTGTGGGGTTATTTTGATCTTGAGTTAAAGGGAGTCATTTTCAAATAGTAgtgaaggaagaaaggaaaagagaagtAAAATGTATAAATGTAAGTGAGAGTTTATATTGTGAAAGTGATGGAAAtgtaaatttatgaataaagtaataaaagtaTGATATTTTACCAAAGATGGGTTGTTCTTGAGCCCCTCATCATACCCTTTTGAACAAGGAAGGTGTAGGTATTTGATGAGGAGAAGGACCACAACACAACCCTTCACTCATTTCTTGTATTACTACCACCAAAATACTTGCACTACGTTACCAACTAGTCAACTATGATATCAAAATCCCTACCCATTTTCAACACCATcttaatatcttatattataccctatcttttctttttttatcccTTGTTTTTCCGGGGAACTAAGAAAACACTATTTAGAAATTTCAGTTAACCTATAGTATCCCATAAACAAGTatcaaattacaatatttttgggTTTGGTAAAGTAATAGgaaaaatttttttaacaactttttgataatttatacGTGATAGACTGTGATTGGTctatttcaaattctttttaccataaattcaaacagaccaataaaagtGACACTATtctgttatcaaaaaattattaaaaaaaaaaattgacaaaatatcataaaattgtCAAAGTAATATTGCATGGGGGAAATGCaagaaagtaataaaataaagttaacagAATATTATAGTGGAATAAATCACAAGTTGAAGAGGCATAGTTTCACATGCACTATTTATGCATTTCCTATTTACACATTCATCTCTCACCATcaaaactctctctctctctctctctctctatatatatatatatatatatatatatatatgtgtgtgtgtgtggtccACCTCACCATCACAATTTGCCTTGCATTCAAATGAGAAATCTATGATCTCAGTCTCTGCCACTCAATTATCCAGTGGCATTGATTGCCTTCAAAATTGGTACACattctcatcatcatcaacatcactTAGCTTCCATCGTCTtctattatcatcatcatcgtcacaTTTTTAAACGTGTACAATTATAGCTCTATGAATTCAATTCATTTTCCCACAGATTGTTACAGAGACTGGACTCTCTCATGCACCACTGTATCTGCCATCACCTTACAATGTTGCTTTTACATATCTCTTAACTTATTATACCGTCTATTCTAACAAATTTGGAAGTATTATAGAGAATCTTAACGTGCATGATCAAACTTTCAGTAAATTCCAGAATAATATCAGAACGATTCTTATCTCGTGACACTTTCTTTTGAGAATGTTTAATCTTAATttccaaataaattattatatgcatattactaatgttatttttacgtataattttttatatgataaaactAAGTTATATTCGAGCACAGATATTCTGGCATATATTTCTAACCTACAAACCACGAGGTCCATATTCTAGACTGTCCTTTGATTTGACATTAACACGTTCCTAAAGTTTTATCAGATAACAAGGACTGTGATCTTCTGAAAGTCTAAAACAGCTTAGAACACGAATATTTGCTAAATTATATGAATGAAGagtataaaaaatatgactAAGAAATCGAACAGTTCATTTAAGCACCTAAAGTCCCAAGTTCCTCCATTAATTCTAAATCAAACAAGTCTTATATTAATAGTGGGGAAATGCGTTCCAATGATCGCCCATACATTACAAATCCTACTTTCTTCCCTATTTTTGCACTTACACTGAATTCATGCCTTTTGCCCCTTCACACAAGAACTTTTAAGCTGAAGCATGCATAATACAAgggaatatttttatttgtccaATACATTTTCGATTACTACCAAACATCATAACGAATCCATTTTATTTCCTTCCCAACACCAGACAacgaaatttttttatgataaagtttaatataatgGTCATATTCCCAccttttatttctataaaaatatccataaaatacatattataacGACAATATGGCAAAGTGGTAATATATTATAGCATTTATGTTATTAGCTCGACGAACCAGAGTTTCATATTCCAGGCACACATGGAAAATTTTTCCGTAATGGTATGTCCTTTCCCTAGATGGACTACTTGAAGCATGTATTAACTAGCAACTTCATACCTTTTTATCAAACTATTTCCATTTAATGAGGCAAAATcgcatttaataatttttcattaattgacTGCAAAAACATGccttaatataattaattacatagGAAGGGGGTAGGGAGCTAGGGAAATTGCAAAAAATACAGGAGATTCCTTCGGCATCTATACAACTAATACATACCAGAATAACTATGTACAATCTCCAACAACGCAGGAAAATCAATCTTCTTGGGTggcttcatcatcttcatccattGTATCACCCTGCTTTTGATCCTCCTCATCATGATAACTAACCTGAGTTTCGTCATCAGATGTCGATCCACCCTTTGCATCCGCTACGTTATCCATGCTAGTGTTGCTACAACTCTCAGTATCCGAGTCCGATGAACAGCCTCCGTCTTTTCTCTCTTGGTCACAATCGTATGCAGAACCTCCAAATTGCTCCCTCAAATCAGGAGCAACAATGCCAATCATCTCACTTAGTTCTCGACGTGCATTTTGTCTGGCAACTGCAGCATCAGAAAGTGTAGTCTGACTCTCAGCCACCACGACATTTGAATCATGCAATGCTCCTGAACCTTCATTAGTATCTCTGCTTCTTAGAGATTCATTTTCTTCATGCATGGAAGGGGCTGTACTGCAAGCCCAACTACCAGCAACTTCAGAAGTTAAAAGGTCTGCTGTTGTGATTGTGCCTTCAACTTCTGTATCCTCAATGGTCTTCTGAGTGTCTAAAGGATTATTCGATTGATGGTGATGCAAACCTTCACGAGAAGGTATGTGAGCAAGCTCCTCAGTTTCTTGTACAttgttatcatcatcatcaatttgCATTGTGTCTCCACCTAAACACTTGTTCAAATCAATATTCTGTTCACCCTGGTTTGTAGGACTTTCAGTTTCAAGAACTTTTTCAGTGCCTACAGCGGCATCTTTCTCCAATACATTGCCTGTCCCAATACCATCGATTTTATAACCATAGCCACCTCTAACACTATGCTCATGGTCAGCGCTGGTGAATTCTGCCTCTTGTGTATTTTGACATTCTTCACTTCTTATATCACAGTCATGCTTCTCAGTGACACTTGCGTCATTGCTTGATGTTTCAACCTGATCTATGTTAACCTTTTGTGCAGAAGTAGTTGACCCTGCCTTGGCATCATTTTGGCTATGGTATCCATCATCTTTTTCTCTGCCCGAGGTTCCACCAATGACTCCATCCATTTCTACAGAAGTATTGTCATAATTTTCCTCATCTTCAAGAGTTCTTTGCATAGATTTCAATTGTTCCTGTTGCTTAGCAAACAGAACTTGTATCTCTTCAGTAGTGGAATAAAATGATCGAAGCTGTGTTTCCCTGCAAGGCATCAGAGAGCTTCAGCTGCAAAATCTAGAAATCTGCAATCATTATGAAGAATGCAAGAGGTGTACATGATGCATTACCAAACATAACTGTCAACATAGACTTCACATACTATGATTCACTAGTACAATAACCAGCTAGGACTTGTAAAATTCAGTTGAAATCAAATCAATATGAATGACAATACGTACTTATGGACACCAGTATCCACATTCTCAATATAAATAACGTTGCTGAGTAGTATATATTCAAATCAAAGTAACACAATTAGCCACAAAATTCCTTCTTTTGCAATCAAAGCCATCAACTTAGTCACAAACATTCCTTTACAGACATTCTCTATAAAGATGCCAATAGAAAAAGTTTAATAAGCAACAAATACTCCAAAAATATCTTCTAAACAAGGCTCCCTAAACTTTTGGATACTCCAACTCTTGCTGAACATGTTTCTAAATCCATTTTGTCTCATTTTACTTTTAGATCagtttaaaagttagttaagatccATCAgagtaatatttataaaatcctAGTATACATGATCCTTGTGAAGATCTCATTAGAAAGTTCCTATCTAATTTAATCTGCAtaatagtgaaaattatatattggaattaatcccttgtgttaaatacacacatagggttctctatttataatagaaaaaatatggactaagcccaaatacaaatgaatatgtaagaataaaataaaataaaataagaacaatgtttccctaataaacatatagagactatattttcttaattaacataaacacaatataaactaaatataatatctctaacagaTCTCATTAGAAAGTTCCTATCTAATTTAATCTGCATAATGGGATAATTGTTATAACACAAATGTCCTCTGATATTCTATGCAGTAGAGGTGTCATTTGAACCCTTGACCCATGGGTTAGCACTGGTCCCCTCTGAAACTAAACCTTATATTTTTAACCCATTCAATGGGGGGACTTTTCTAAAGCCCCAACCCCTTAAACCCCATGTAAAGTGGGTTGGGATAAGGTTAGGGTGGGACTGGCcctaaaactaaattaatttgttCCGCCATTTCCTTTTAAAAGCCAAACCTGCTAACATTATTACCTGTAATATCCAATAAGTTGACATCAGATACACAAACTTTTTAGAAGAAATAGGATGAAGTCATATATTACCTCCACCACGTAATCAATCTTTATTTAAATCTTCGAATCTACTTTTCACCACTTCGTTATTACAGTACTACAATTTCagtgtttcaaattttaattataaaattcaatgtTCTTAATATCACAAACTCTAATATTCTTCTACATAAACtgtcttttctctctttatatgATGTTATGtttacaaacaaacaaaaaacaaaaaacttactAAGACTACATCAGGAAGAAACTTGACGATATAGTTGCCCGTCCTTGGGTTTGTTTTGTTAAGGATAGTTTGAGGTTGTTTTATTGTCTCTTAGATTTTGCAATCTGAGTTAGATTTGTAAGCAGCACAGCAAGGCGTGTTTGGAAGTTTACTTTTTGGTTGGCTTTACAGTATTAGTGGGAGGGTTGTTGCACTTAGGcccatttttttgttattggcCTGTGATTGCTTAAAATTATCTACAGGAGTCTCTTACGAGAAATTTGTATCTTGATTGATTAGCTTAGTTCTGCTGAAGCTTTACTTGATAGAATGCTCTCTTCTCTATAAATTGCCAGACACAAAAtcgttttgttttttaatgttcaAAGATATCAGTAATCATAACCGCTTAGTTCCATTGGGTaaggaaaataattatatctcaAACATATTTGATGATTGGTTGCAGCTttagttgtttattttcttttgtccttCTGAAGGACTACTATTTGAGTTATTAATGTTATCCTAATATTTACAAGAACAATGAGGATAAATTGGAAGCCGTGGATAAACctcattttttatgttatttctcaGTTACACGTAACGTTAATCTACGTTTTTGTTACATATACAAACTGTAATGATAATAGTTTATTACTATATTGTTTTCAAGCTAAAAAGAAAGACCCACGAGCTGATCCTAACCCATAAGACTTTATAGTTATTTTGGTCCTGTTGGCTTTTTCAATAAGGGCTTTTTTTTGGCTCCGTGAACTTCTTTGACCCCAACTCATGCAGGTCAAGACCAAATCCTATGAGATAGGCCAAATTGACAGGTCTACTATGCAAGTAAGTATGGTCTATGTTGGGGATTCTACCTACTTTTCAAATCACAAATGTCCAATTATTATAATCAACATCAAATCCCCAACTTTTCAAATCACAAATGTTCAATATTATAAGCAACATCAAATCTAGTCTTACCGAAGCATTAGTCTTTCCCTAGCACCTTTTAATCTCCGCCTTTCAAAATCAAGATCTCTCATTGCAGCATTTATCTCAAGCTCAAGAACAGAAACTTTAGCCCATGCTTCTTCTCGTGCTGCCTGCTAACAACACATCAACAAAAACCTCGGCTTCAAATAAGGAAATTTGACCCGCAGGAAAAAAGGAAGCTTAAAGAAAGAGGATAAGATATAGAACACAAAAACACCCAATTAGAAAACAAAGAAGCATATAAACTATAAATCTTTCTTCCTTTGGATGAAGAGCAGCATTAGTAATAGTCAGATAAAGGCAACTTTGTATTCACTTATGTGTTTCACATATATCTACCTTTTCGCTCTCAAGCTCTTTCCTTAACCTTCTTGTTTCTTGTTGTTCAAGTTCTACTTTCTGCtccatgaattaaaatttattttcagcTTGATATCAAGCAAAATATGATAAAGTAACACAATAATCTACATAACATTATCCGATTACCTTCACTTCATTTTCAGCAGCTAGTTTCTGTTCATGTACTTGGGTTTCCAATTGGCGAACTTTATTATCAGATACAACCAATTTTTGCCTGGTATCCTcctgtaaaagaaaaggaatataAAGAGGAAATTTATACACAAAGTACAAGTGAAAAAAACGGTCATCAACTAACAGGACCAAAATTGAAACAATACCAGCTTGGACCTCAAGGTTTCAGCCAGCAAAAACATTTCTCTCTCTGACTCCTACAACATATATTGAGAAAGAACGTAAGCTCCTAATAGTACAAAGGGAGAAGTTTCTTACAAATTTAGCATCAAAACTTTCAAACCTGAAGCTTATTTATTGCTTCCTGTagctctctttctcttcttaagGCAGCATCAGAGAGTCGTTTTAATTCCTCTTCAGCCTCAGACTGGGCTTTATGAACGGCAGCTTTTAGATCAGCCGCAGCCTTTTCTCGCTCTTCTTTTCGTTGAGTCCGCTCATCATCTAATTGTTCCTTCAGTTCAGCTATGTTTACCTTTTGACTACACACCGACAAAGAGATAGTTACTATACTGTCAGCTAAATAATACAACTTTAAGAACTTAGATACAGCCCAATTCATTGTAGGCATAATAGATTACTATGACAGGAATAACTAAGGGAAACCATATCTCTATTGTCAATTCACTATGTAACATAAAACACCAATCAACCAAGGAACAGCTGAAACTAAATCAATAAGAACAACTTAaagcaataattaaaagaaacattaaaacaaaatgatattataaGGTACAGAAGTACAGACGAATTAACTAATCCATACCTACTTATTATTGAATTTGCTTCAGCACACGACTGTGTAGAAGCACTAAGCCTTTCATTAAGGTCTTCCAGGGCATGTCTTT
The DNA window shown above is from Vigna radiata var. radiata cultivar VC1973A unplaced genomic scaffold, Vradiata_ver6 scaffold_122, whole genome shotgun sequence and carries:
- the LOC106752963 gene encoding uncharacterized protein LOC106752963 isoform X1; protein product: MEEEKVGTPSSASRGNNGSDQCPASVSPRARIVSVASNIASQPLHDSDPRVWGVLTAISNNARKRHQGINIMLSADEHCFGRLVEDVRFQIDSNSVSANHCRIYRMKVTNENMENATSILLKDTSTNGTYLNWERLKKNGAAVKVCHGDIISFAAPPQHDLAFAFVYRDVLVSSPMPDNAVVKRKAEDFISENKRLKGLGIGAPEGPISLDDFRSLQRSNTELRKQLENQVVTIDTLRSDNRTAVERHESEIKSVKESVAKCYLDQLKELQQTVDLKQKELGDLNKASAEQRHALEDLNERLSASTQSCAEANSIISSQKVNIAELKEQLDDERTQRKEEREKAAADLKAAVHKAQSEAEEELKRLSDAALRRERELQEAINKLQESEREMFLLAETLRSKLEDTRQKLVVSDNKVRQLETQVHEQKLAAENEVKKVELEQQETRRLRKELESEKQAAREEAWAKVSVLELEINAAMRDLDFERRRLKGARERLMLRETQLRSFYSTTEEIQVLFAKQQEQLKSMQRTLEDEENYDNTSVEMDGVIGGTSGREKDDGYHSQNDAKAGSTTSAQKVNIDQVETSSNDASVTEKHDCDIRSEECQNTQEAEFTSADHEHSVRGGYGYKIDGIGTGNVLEKDAAVGTEKVLETESPTNQGEQNIDLNKCLGGDTMQIDDDDNNVQETEELAHIPSREGLHHHQSNNPLDTQKTIEDTEVEGTITTADLLTSEVAGSWACSTAPSMHEENESLRSRDTNEGSGALHDSNVVVAESQTTLSDAAVARQNARRELSEMIGIVAPDLREQFGGSAYDCDQERKDGGCSSDSDTESCSNTSMDNVADAKGGSTSDDETQVSYHDEEDQKQGDTMDEDDEATQED
- the LOC106752963 gene encoding uncharacterized protein LOC106752963 isoform X3, which gives rise to MGINIMLSADEHCFGRLVEDVRFQIDSNSVSANHCRIYRMKVTNENMENATSILLKDTSTNGTYLNWERLKKNGAAVKVCHGDIISFAAPPQHDLAFAFVYRDVLVSSPMPDNAVVKRKAEDFISENKRLKGLGIGAPEGPISLDDFRSLQRSNTELRKQLENQVVTIDTLRSDNRTAVERHESEIKSVKESVAKCYLDQLKELQQTVDLKQKELGDLNKASAEQRHALEDLNERLSASTQSCAEANSIISSQKVNIAELKEQLDDERTQRKEEREKAAADLKAAVHKAQSEAEEELKRLSDAALRRERELQEAINKLQESEREMFLLAETLRSKLEDTRQKLVVSDNKVRQLETQVHEQKLAAENEVKKVELEQQETRRLRKELESEKQAAREEAWAKVSVLELEINAAMRDLDFERRRLKGARERLMLRETQLRSFYSTTEEIQVLFAKQQEQLKSMQRTLEDEENYDNTSVEMDGVIGGTSGREKDDGYHSQNDAKAGSTTSAQKVNIDQVETSSNDASVTEKHDCDIRSEECQNTQEAEFTSADHEHSVRGGYGYKIDGIGTGNVLEKDAAVGTEKVLETESPTNQGEQNIDLNKCLGGDTMQIDDDDNNVQETEELAHIPSREGLHHHQSNNPLDTQKTIEDTEVEGTITTADLLTSEVAGSWACSTAPSMHEENESLRSRDTNEGSGALHDSNVVVAESQTTLSDAAVARQNARRELSEMIGIVAPDLREQFGGSAYDCDQERKDGGCSSDSDTESCSNTSMDNVADAKGGSTSDDETQVSYHDEEDQKQGDTMDEDDEATQED
- the LOC106752963 gene encoding uncharacterized protein LOC106752963 isoform X2, whose amino-acid sequence is MEEEKVGTPSSASRGNNGSDQCPASVSPRARIVSVASNIASQPLHDSDPRVWGVLTAISNNARKRHQGINIMLSADEHCFGRLVEDVRFQIDSNSVSANHCRIYRMKVTNENMENATSILLKDTSTNGTYLNWERLKKNGAAVKVCHGDIISFAAPPQHDLAFAFVYRDVLVSSPMPDNAVVKRKAEDFISENKRLKGLGIGAPEGPISLDDFRSLQRSNTELRKQLENQVVTIDTLRSDNRTAVERHESEIKSVKESVAKCYLDQLKELQQTVDLKQKELGDLNKASAEQRHALEDLNERLSASTQSCAEANSIISSQKVNIAELKEQLDDERTQRKEEREKAAADLKAAVHKAQSEAEEELKRLSDAALRRERELQEAINKLQESEREMFLLAETLRSKLEDTRQKLVVSDNKVRQLETQVHEQKLAAENEVKKVELEQQETRRLRKELESEKAAREEAWAKVSVLELEINAAMRDLDFERRRLKGARERLMLRETQLRSFYSTTEEIQVLFAKQQEQLKSMQRTLEDEENYDNTSVEMDGVIGGTSGREKDDGYHSQNDAKAGSTTSAQKVNIDQVETSSNDASVTEKHDCDIRSEECQNTQEAEFTSADHEHSVRGGYGYKIDGIGTGNVLEKDAAVGTEKVLETESPTNQGEQNIDLNKCLGGDTMQIDDDDNNVQETEELAHIPSREGLHHHQSNNPLDTQKTIEDTEVEGTITTADLLTSEVAGSWACSTAPSMHEENESLRSRDTNEGSGALHDSNVVVAESQTTLSDAAVARQNARRELSEMIGIVAPDLREQFGGSAYDCDQERKDGGCSSDSDTESCSNTSMDNVADAKGGSTSDDETQVSYHDEEDQKQGDTMDEDDEATQED